From Candidatus Cloacimonadota bacterium, a single genomic window includes:
- a CDS encoding YitT family protein → MKKLSGKQLFFREAKHIVGIAIGALLLAIGYSWFLMPYNMAPGGVGGLAQVINYYFRIPVGVSMIMLNIPLFIISFIFIGKSFGAKSVIGMLLSSIFTDLVNIKNIASLGILNIAEHTFNFNGRVIYAYLGPEDILLSAIAGSVVLGLGLGIIFKSRGSTGGTDIPVALIKQKAGLSIGTGYYIVESGIILLVAILLKDPKILIWGNINLFITSKITDLASEGLPYIKGVYVISPKVDEIKEDIYSELDRGVTFFKALGGYKKKETEVLFCVINRRQVPLLTDIVKDIDPDAFMIVTDVYDVLGYGFRSRKINLSE, encoded by the coding sequence ATGAAGAAATTAAGTGGTAAACAGCTCTTCTTCCGGGAAGCCAAACACATAGTCGGGATCGCGATTGGGGCTTTACTGCTGGCCATCGGCTACTCCTGGTTTCTGATGCCCTACAATATGGCCCCTGGCGGCGTAGGCGGTCTCGCGCAGGTGATAAACTACTATTTTCGCATCCCCGTCGGCGTGTCCATGATCATGCTAAATATCCCCCTGTTCATCATCAGTTTCATCTTTATTGGTAAGTCCTTCGGTGCCAAGTCAGTGATCGGGATGCTGCTTTCCTCCATTTTCACCGATTTGGTGAACATCAAAAACATCGCCAGTTTAGGCATCCTTAACATTGCAGAACATACTTTCAATTTCAATGGCAGGGTCATATATGCCTACCTCGGCCCAGAGGACATACTCCTTTCAGCCATCGCGGGTTCCGTGGTGCTGGGCCTTGGGCTTGGAATCATCTTCAAATCCCGTGGCTCCACCGGCGGAACTGACATCCCCGTCGCCCTCATCAAACAGAAGGCGGGATTATCCATCGGCACGGGCTACTACATCGTGGAAAGCGGGATCATCCTGCTGGTGGCAATCCTGCTCAAAGATCCCAAGATCCTCATCTGGGGCAATATCAACCTGTTCATAACCTCCAAAATCACCGACCTCGCCTCAGAAGGACTTCCCTACATCAAAGGCGTGTACGTGATTTCGCCGAAGGTCGATGAGATCAAAGAGGACATTTACTCCGAACTTGACCGCGGCGTCACCTTTTTCAAAGCCTTGGGCGGTTACAAGAAAAAAGAGACCGAGGTTCTTTTCTGCGTTATCAACCGCCGCCAGGTGCCCCTGCTCACGGATATCGTGAAGGACATCGACCCCGACGCGTTCATGATCGTTACCGACGTTTATGACGTGCTGGGCTATGGTTTCCGTTCGCGCAAGATCAACCTCAGCGAGTGA
- a CDS encoding nucleoside kinase: MIIDLRFDGNRHSHIELDAAIPIREILKGTDIPAERILSYKIDHAHYVNDEYVPTQNTMVDCISYNHNEGSRIYQDSVIFILAKAMNAILGAGHNLVIEHSIGDGVFCEVFGTQSWTPDDCQRVKEEMLRIVDSDLPIDKIRVKTSEALDIFNTMGRKDVIKNLSYRYSDEVFVYRCGKYYDRFLRPLADRTGRVREFDVVYKETGFVLRFPTGRECRLAHPFVLPEKLFQLHQEHDKWLDILRVHNIIDINKLTDNYEISEFILVEEALHEKKIAEIAADIVKRQEVKLILIAGPSSSGKTTFAKRLSVQQQASKAKPIVIGLDDYFIDRDKTVRKRNGEIDFESLHALDLEYLNKQLSQLLNGEEVELPHFDFARGKRRRSNRFIKLHEEDVIVMEGIHGLNDELTAAIPANRKAKIYVSALNQLNIDNHNRVATTDCRLLRRMIRDHQYRGYTATETMLRWPSVREGEEKNIFPFQENADYMFNSSLTYELGVLRKHAWKLLLSVPKSSSAYTEAQRLLALLSNVNDIPDALVPYNSIIREFTNGSIFRY; this comes from the coding sequence ATGATCATAGACTTGAGATTTGATGGCAATAGACACAGCCATATCGAGCTTGACGCGGCAATACCGATTCGCGAGATCCTGAAAGGCACGGACATCCCTGCCGAGAGGATCCTGTCCTATAAAATTGACCACGCCCATTATGTCAATGACGAATATGTTCCCACCCAGAATACAATGGTAGACTGCATCTCTTACAACCACAACGAAGGCAGCCGCATCTACCAGGATTCGGTAATCTTTATCCTGGCCAAGGCAATGAACGCGATTTTGGGAGCCGGGCACAACCTGGTGATCGAACATTCCATAGGAGACGGCGTTTTTTGTGAAGTTTTCGGCACTCAGAGCTGGACCCCGGACGACTGTCAGCGAGTGAAAGAGGAAATGCTACGGATCGTGGACAGCGACCTGCCGATAGACAAGATCCGGGTGAAAACCAGTGAGGCGCTGGATATATTCAACACCATGGGCAGAAAGGACGTGATCAAGAACCTGAGCTACCGCTACAGCGACGAGGTTTTCGTTTACCGCTGCGGCAAGTATTATGACCGCTTTCTGCGGCCTTTGGCAGACCGGACCGGCAGGGTGAGGGAATTCGATGTGGTGTACAAGGAAACCGGATTCGTGCTGCGTTTCCCCACCGGCAGGGAATGCCGCCTAGCCCATCCTTTCGTGCTGCCGGAAAAGCTGTTCCAACTCCACCAGGAACACGATAAATGGCTGGATATCCTGCGCGTACACAACATCATAGACATCAACAAACTAACCGACAACTACGAAATCTCGGAATTCATACTGGTGGAGGAAGCCCTGCACGAAAAGAAAATCGCCGAAATCGCCGCGGATATCGTTAAACGCCAGGAAGTGAAGCTGATCCTGATCGCCGGTCCTTCCTCCTCCGGCAAGACCACCTTTGCCAAACGCCTTTCAGTCCAGCAGCAAGCCTCCAAAGCCAAACCCATCGTGATCGGCCTTGATGACTATTTCATCGACCGGGACAAAACAGTGCGCAAACGCAATGGCGAAATTGACTTTGAATCCCTTCACGCCCTGGACCTTGAGTATCTGAACAAGCAGCTAAGCCAGTTGCTCAACGGTGAGGAGGTGGAATTGCCGCATTTTGATTTCGCCCGCGGGAAACGTCGCCGTAGCAACAGATTCATCAAGCTGCACGAGGAAGACGTGATCGTGATGGAAGGCATCCACGGCCTAAACGATGAACTCACAGCCGCGATTCCGGCCAACCGCAAAGCAAAGATCTACGTGAGCGCCTTAAACCAGCTCAACATTGACAACCACAACCGCGTTGCCACCACCGACTGCCGTCTGCTGCGACGGATGATCCGGGACCACCAGTATCGTGGCTACACAGCCACGGAGACTATGCTGCGCTGGCCCAGCGTTCGCGAAGGTGAAGAAAAGAACATCTTTCCCTTTCAGGAAAACGCGGATTACATGTTCAACAGCAGCCTCACCTACGAGCTTGGTGTGCTGCGTAAACACGCCTGGAAACTGCTTCTTTCGGTTCCCAAAAGCTCCTCGGCTTACACCGAGGCCCAGCGCCTTCTGGCCCTGCTTTCCAACGTCAATGACATCCCGGATGCCCTGGTACCGTACAATTCTATCATCCGGGAATTCACCAACGGCTCTATATTCAGGTATTGA
- the mutL gene encoding DNA mismatch repair endonuclease MutL produces the protein MKRIHILADDVRNKIAAGEVIERPASVVKELVENAIDAGATQITVAVENGGKDLTQVSDNGSGMSPDDALLAFERHATSKIRTVGDIISISTLGFRGEALPSIASVSNLTLITRDASSEVATQVDFDFGRLRNVGQTSSNLGTNITVRGLFKALPARRKFLRSATTELRHILKYIHYQAVLHPGIGFKLFVDDNQKLSFVIAANREQRMGEMFGSGFFNEDIIPIKAENEGYRLEGYIFGLEDRSDKLVDIQYCFINGRFINDKTVKHAIKAAYEPFILKTRVWQKGTTPPYVLFLDIPVEQIDVNVHPAKLEVRFREQQKVHSLVFLTLTEALNDYEHAKFASARVKFDRAQQVNEATFVERTVYKNKVEVPRFSEYKKEFGNLYQDELFPATPGEPVPPGKIQVPLVDMDKKDGEEQLEIADDLPNESFQYKLLLRNEEDYINPWQLHNTYIFIQVEDGLVIIDQHAAHERIIYEKLLQRTQGAPPVRQKLIIPLVIDIPPIIASEIRDLVEQNLELLAKTGFVLKKFSGDSLVIEEIPAELDDWQGGKIFIEILKQLEEEMELNSDFRDSLAKSIACKASIKAGKKLTRKEMLNLINQLFACQMPYFCPHGRPLILKMTLTEFEKKFKRQL, from the coding sequence GTGAAAAGAATCCATATTCTGGCTGATGACGTGCGCAACAAGATCGCCGCGGGCGAAGTTATCGAACGGCCAGCCTCGGTGGTGAAAGAACTGGTGGAAAACGCCATTGATGCCGGAGCCACACAAATCACGGTGGCTGTTGAGAACGGCGGCAAGGACCTGACCCAGGTCAGCGACAATGGCAGTGGCATGAGTCCCGACGACGCCCTGCTGGCCTTTGAAAGACATGCCACCAGCAAGATCAGGACCGTGGGAGACATCATCAGCATCAGCACCCTGGGCTTCCGCGGCGAAGCACTGCCCAGCATCGCCAGCGTTAGCAACCTGACTCTGATCACCCGCGATGCATCCAGCGAAGTTGCCACCCAGGTTGATTTCGATTTCGGACGTCTGCGCAATGTGGGACAAACCTCCTCCAACCTCGGCACCAACATCACAGTGCGTGGCCTTTTCAAAGCTTTGCCCGCCCGGCGAAAGTTTCTCCGCAGCGCCACTACCGAACTGCGCCACATTCTCAAATACATCCACTACCAGGCCGTGCTGCATCCCGGCATTGGCTTCAAACTGTTTGTGGACGACAATCAGAAGCTTTCCTTCGTGATAGCGGCAAACCGGGAACAGAGGATGGGGGAGATGTTCGGCTCTGGATTCTTCAATGAAGACATCATCCCCATAAAAGCCGAGAATGAAGGCTACCGCCTGGAAGGATACATCTTTGGGCTCGAAGACCGCAGCGACAAACTTGTGGACATACAATACTGCTTCATCAACGGGCGCTTTATCAATGACAAGACGGTAAAACACGCCATCAAGGCTGCCTACGAGCCCTTCATCCTCAAAACCCGCGTCTGGCAAAAAGGAACCACACCGCCCTACGTGCTGTTTCTGGACATCCCGGTGGAGCAGATCGATGTGAACGTGCATCCCGCCAAGCTGGAAGTGCGGTTCCGGGAACAGCAGAAGGTGCATTCCCTGGTCTTTCTTACCCTCACTGAGGCTTTGAATGATTATGAACACGCGAAGTTTGCCTCCGCCAGGGTGAAATTCGACCGTGCCCAGCAGGTGAACGAAGCCACCTTTGTTGAACGCACCGTTTACAAAAACAAGGTGGAAGTTCCCCGCTTTTCCGAGTATAAGAAAGAATTTGGCAACCTCTATCAGGATGAGCTGTTTCCCGCTACCCCGGGAGAACCTGTCCCTCCCGGCAAGATCCAGGTTCCGCTGGTGGACATGGACAAGAAGGACGGCGAGGAACAGCTTGAGATAGCCGACGACCTGCCCAACGAGTCTTTTCAATACAAGTTGCTGTTGCGCAATGAGGAAGATTATATCAACCCCTGGCAGCTGCACAACACCTATATATTTATCCAGGTGGAGGACGGCCTGGTGATAATCGACCAGCACGCCGCCCACGAACGCATCATCTATGAAAAGCTGCTGCAGCGTACCCAGGGAGCGCCTCCAGTGCGCCAGAAGCTCATAATACCGTTGGTGATCGACATTCCGCCGATCATCGCCAGCGAAATACGCGACCTGGTTGAGCAGAATCTCGAACTCTTGGCAAAGACGGGTTTCGTGCTGAAGAAATTCAGTGGCGACTCGCTGGTTATAGAGGAAATTCCGGCTGAACTGGACGACTGGCAGGGCGGCAAGATCTTCATCGAAATCCTCAAACAGCTGGAGGAAGAGATGGAACTGAACTCTGATTTCCGCGATTCCCTGGCCAAATCGATCGCTTGCAAGGCTTCCATCAAGGCTGGGAAGAAGCTTACCAGAAAGGAAATGCTGAACCTGATCAATCAGCTTTTCGCCTGCCAGATGCCCTATTTCTGTCCTCACGGCCGGCCTTTGATCTTAAAAATGACCCTTACGGAGTTCGAAAAGAAATTCAAACGCCAGCTATGA
- the miaA gene encoding tRNA (adenosine(37)-N6)-dimethylallyltransferase MiaA, with product MIPLITIEGPTASGKSDLALKLARELETEIISADSRQVYRYLDICTAKPSTAEMKAVRHHLISIIEPSESYSAGRFKSDASEVIRDLHRQGKVPLVCGGTGLYVEALLQGLFPQIDIDPEIRKRLRERLKKEGLDILYAELAERDPAFAEKVSSNDRQRILRGLEVFAATGLPISEHWRRQQAEREFTAFRILINPPREQLYARINARTERMLEAGLLSEITSVLKMGFDASSPGLNSVGCKEYLPHLLDSVSLQDCSVLAAQHTRNYAKRQCTWYRKRKFDLTLGADPCNILKTVTLIRAWQKSLH from the coding sequence ATGATCCCCCTGATCACGATCGAGGGGCCCACGGCCTCGGGAAAATCTGATCTGGCCCTGAAGCTGGCCCGGGAACTGGAAACAGAGATCATTTCGGCGGATTCGCGCCAGGTTTACCGGTATCTGGATATCTGCACCGCCAAGCCCTCCACTGCTGAGATGAAAGCCGTAAGGCACCATCTAATCAGCATCATCGAACCTTCGGAGAGCTACAGTGCAGGGAGGTTTAAATCTGATGCTTCGGAGGTGATACGCGACCTTCACCGGCAGGGAAAGGTCCCGCTGGTCTGCGGCGGCACCGGACTCTATGTAGAAGCATTGCTGCAAGGCCTCTTTCCCCAGATCGACATTGATCCAGAGATTCGGAAAAGGCTGCGGGAGCGGCTGAAAAAAGAGGGTTTGGATATTCTTTACGCGGAACTGGCTGAGCGAGACCCCGCCTTTGCAGAAAAGGTAAGCAGCAACGACAGGCAACGCATTCTTCGGGGCCTGGAGGTTTTTGCCGCGACAGGGCTTCCCATCAGCGAACACTGGCGCCGGCAGCAGGCCGAACGAGAATTCACGGCTTTCCGTATACTGATCAATCCGCCGCGTGAACAGCTTTACGCGAGAATCAACGCCAGAACAGAACGGATGCTGGAAGCCGGTCTGCTTAGTGAAATAACCAGCGTTCTGAAAATGGGCTTTGACGCTTCTTCGCCCGGTCTGAACAGCGTTGGCTGCAAAGAGTACCTGCCTCACTTGCTCGATTCCGTTTCCCTGCAAGACTGCTCCGTTTTAGCAGCCCAGCATACCCGAAATTACGCCAAGCGCCAGTGCACTTGGTACCGCAAGCGCAAGTTTGATTTGACATTGGGTGCCGACCCGTGTAATATATTAAAGACCGTCACGCTCATCAGGGCTTGGCAGAAATCTTTGCACTGA